Within the Pseudomonas mendocina genome, the region GCTGCCTACGGACTGATCGGCCGATTCTGGCGCAGTGACTTCAGCCTGTTTCCCTGCGCCAATGGCGAGGCGTTTCGTGCCTTCCACCAACCCGGCGTGGCTCGTTTACTGATGTTCTTTCAGTGCGAGCCGGCGAGCGATGGCAGCACCCGCCTGATCACCGAAACCCGTGTGCACTGCCCGGACAGGACCAGCCGCCTGGCATTCACCCCCTATTGGCTGGCGATCCGCCCCGTCAGCGGGTTGATTCGCCGGCGCATGCTGCACAGCATCAAGGCAAGGGTCGAGCCGGCCTGAGGCTACATCCAGCCCAGCTCGGCCATCGACAGCGGCTCACCATCGCCAACGATGAAATGATCGAGCACGCGCACCTCGACCAGCGCCAGAGCATCCTTGAGACGCTGGGTCAGCACGCGGTCAGCCTGACTGGGCTCCGACACGCCCGATGGGTGGTTATGGGTGAGGATGACGGCGGCGGCATTGTTGGCCAGCGAACGCTTGACCACCTGCCTGGGGTAGACACTGGCACTGTCGATGCTACCGCGAAACAACACCTCGAAGGCCAACACACGGTGCTTGGCATCGAGAAACAGACAGCCGAACACCTCATGCGGTTCGTGACGCAGCTGTGCCTTGAGGTAGTCGCGCACGGCCTGCGGACTCTCCAGCGCCGAATCGCGGCGCAGGCGCTCGGCCAGATGGCGCCGCGACATTTCCAGAACGGCCTGCAATTGTGCGTACTTGGCAGGGCCCAGGCCGAGGTGCTGGCTGAAGCCCGTCAGATCGGCCTCGAGCAGGGCCCTCAGGCTGCCGAACTCGCTCAGCAGGTAGCGCGCCAGGTCCACCGCACTCTTGCCGGTAACTCCTGTGCGCAGGAAGATCGCCAGCAGCTCGGCATCGGTCAGCGAAGCCGCGCCCTGCTCCAGCAGTTTCTCCCGCGGGCGCTCTGCCGCGGGCCAGTCGCGAATGCTCATCGGCACCTCCATGTTGAGCCAGGCGCCCACTGCTTCCGTTATAGGCGCTGTGCTATCGTAGCCCATCTTTTTACACGGGGCCGGCCTGGGGAGGCGTTGGTCACGTGGCGCACATCCACCGGTATATAAAAGGCAGGCCTATGCAGCGGCTGTATCGCAAACGCATCATCGTCGGCGTGGGGGGCGGTATTGCTGCCTACAAGAGCGCCGAACTGGTTCGCCGCCTCAAGGATCAAGGCGCCGAAGTCCGCGTGGTCATGACCCAGGGCGGACGAGAATTCATCACCCCGCTGACCCTGCAGGCGCTGTCCGGCCACCCCGTCCATCTTGACCTGCTCGATCCGGCTGCCGAAGCGGCGATGGGCCATATCGAGCTCGCTCGCTGGGCCGACCTGATCCTCATCGCCCCGGCCACCGCCGACCTGATCGCCCGCCTGGCCCAGGGCGTGGCCAACGACCTGTTGACCACGCTGGTGCTGGCCACCGATGCGCCGATCGCCCTGGCACCGGCGATGAACCAGGCCATGTGGCGCGACGACGCCACCCAGGCCAACCTCGACCTGTTGCAGCAGCGCGGCATGCGCCTGTTCGGTCCAGCCTCCGGCAGCCAGGCCTGCGGTGACGTCGGCCTCGGCCGTATGCTCGAACCCAATGATCTGGCCAACCTGGCCGCCGACTGCTTCCAGCGTCAGGCGCTCGAAGGCCTACACGTTCTGATCACCGCCGGCCCGACCCAGGAAAACATCGACCCGGTGCGCTACATCACCAACCACAGCTCCGGCAAGATGGGCTTCGCCCTTGCCGAAGCCGCAGCCGAAGCCGGCGCGCGCGTCACCCTGGTCAGTGGCCCGGTGCACCTGCCGACGCCGGATCGGGTCAGCCGTATCGACGTGGTCAGTGCCCGCGACATGCTCGCTGCCTGCGAAGCCGCCATGCCCTGCGACGTGCTGATCGCCGCTGCCGCAGTCGCCGACTACCGACCAGAAGTGGTCGCCCAGCACAAATTGAAGAAAGACCCTAGCAGCGGTGAAGGGATGCTCCTGCAAATGGTGCGCAACCCGGATATTCTCGCCACCATCGCCGGCCGCGAGGATCGCCCGTTCAGCGTGGGCTTCGCCGCCGAGACCGAGAACCTGCTCGAATACGCCTCGCGCAAGCTGCGCGACAAAAATCTCGATCTTATCGTCGCCAATGATGTGGCCAACCCCAGCATCGGCTTCAATAGTGAAGAGAACGCCATCACCGTGATCGACCGCGGGCTGCAGCAATTCAGCTTCGCCCAGACCAGCAAGGGCAAGATCGCCCGCCAGTTGATCACCCTTA harbors:
- a CDS encoding DUF2867 domain-containing protein → MNLAAQLLPEYQFSERHQLEILAAPSAILDAVAMLEAEDDPLIRRCLQLREAPARLALRLGLSNALQDRPRFGMHAFSLLAREADQAAYGLIGRFWRSDFSLFPCANGEAFRAFHQPGVARLLMFFQCEPASDGSTRLITETRVHCPDRTSRLAFTPYWLAIRPVSGLIRRRMLHSIKARVEPA
- the radC gene encoding RadC family protein, whose protein sequence is MSIRDWPAAERPREKLLEQGAASLTDAELLAIFLRTGVTGKSAVDLARYLLSEFGSLRALLEADLTGFSQHLGLGPAKYAQLQAVLEMSRRHLAERLRRDSALESPQAVRDYLKAQLRHEPHEVFGCLFLDAKHRVLAFEVLFRGSIDSASVYPRQVVKRSLANNAAAVILTHNHPSGVSEPSQADRVLTQRLKDALALVEVRVLDHFIVGDGEPLSMAELGWM
- the coaBC gene encoding bifunctional phosphopantothenoylcysteine decarboxylase/phosphopantothenate--cysteine ligase CoaBC, translated to MQRLYRKRIIVGVGGGIAAYKSAELVRRLKDQGAEVRVVMTQGGREFITPLTLQALSGHPVHLDLLDPAAEAAMGHIELARWADLILIAPATADLIARLAQGVANDLLTTLVLATDAPIALAPAMNQAMWRDDATQANLDLLQQRGMRLFGPASGSQACGDVGLGRMLEPNDLANLAADCFQRQALEGLHVLITAGPTQENIDPVRYITNHSSGKMGFALAEAAAEAGARVTLVSGPVHLPTPDRVSRIDVVSARDMLAACEAAMPCDVLIAAAAVADYRPEVVAQHKLKKDPSSGEGMLLQMVRNPDILATIAGREDRPFSVGFAAETENLLEYASRKLRDKNLDLIVANDVANPSIGFNSEENAITVIDRGLQQFSFAQTSKGKIARQLITLIAERLNKN